In one window of Nitrospirota bacterium DNA:
- a CDS encoding chemotaxis protein CheD, producing the protein MSPRPEPPAAVYLKPGEVHIAQTPTVVTTVLGSCVSVTMFAPAAGIGAICHGLLPACREKRSCDGSCTEGFKYVECSIQRMAERFKKLGIPPHEIEVKLFGGADMISAKGRGNATNVGRQNIDIALQALEGEGLTLATYDVGGNGGRKIHFYTHTGEVLLKRLQQTDLPDAAS; encoded by the coding sequence ATGAGCCCCCGCCCCGAGCCTCCGGCAGCGGTCTACCTCAAGCCAGGCGAGGTGCATATCGCCCAGACGCCGACGGTGGTGACGACCGTCCTCGGGTCCTGCGTATCGGTGACGATGTTCGCTCCGGCCGCCGGGATCGGCGCCATCTGCCACGGGCTGCTGCCCGCGTGCAGGGAGAAGCGGAGCTGTGACGGCAGCTGCACCGAGGGATTCAAGTATGTCGAATGCTCCATCCAGCGCATGGCGGAGCGGTTCAAGAAGCTCGGCATCCCCCCTCACGAGATCGAGGTGAAGCTCTTCGGCGGCGCCGATATGATCTCCGCAAAAGGAAGGGGCAATGCAACAAACGTAGGCAGGCAGAATATAGATATCGCTTTGCAGGCCCTCGAGGGAGAGGGGCTGACCCTCGCCACCTACGATGTCGGGGGGAACGGCGGCAGGAAGATCCACTTCTACACGCATACGGGCGAGGTCCTGCTGAAGCGGCTGCAGCAGACCGACCTCCCTGACGCCGCCTCGTGA